The genomic interval GATATCTTGAATAAAGTGTAGTTCGTCGAAAACCTTCCCAACCTTTTTTAAGTTTTTTTTTAATTTGTAGTGACTTTAAGAAATAATTAGGGTCATATAAATAGAAAGAAACAAAAAATGTTTAAAAATAATAAGATAAACATAATCTTAACATTTTTATTTCTGCTATCCTCAACACTATTAAGTGGTCAAATAGTACCACCGCCTGTGCCGCCGCCGCCGCCGCCAGGAATACCGATTAGTGGAGGAGTAGAAATACTTTTTGTAGGTGGATTGTTATACGGATTAATAAAAAAATATAAAGATAGTAGTAGTTAGTTTTTATACTAAGTTTGGTTAGATGAAAGGGCCTTGAATTTTATTCAAGGTCTTTTCTATTTTTAGGAAAGTTTACACAAAAGAAAAAGCGCATCTAGTAAGATGCGCTTTTTTGTTGTGACCATGGCAGGATTCAAACCTGCAACCTCTTGAGCCGTAATCAAGTGCGCTATTCAGTTGCGCCACATGGCCTTTTGCGGCTGCAAATATACTTGTAATTTCTAAATACAGAAATATTATTCAGTAATTTCTTTCCTATAATTTTCTATTATTGGTGTTGCTTTTTCTAAATCTTCATTTAAAATATATAATTCAACACTGTCTGGTAAGCTACCAAAACCACCTAAAACAGCAGAATGCACTTTGTCTTTTACAATGCTTACTATTTTAGTATCTTCTAAAAGATCTTTTAACCTGTTAACAATAATGTTACTGTTCGTAAATACTTTAATGTACTTGCTCATAATATTTGGTTTTTAATCTAACGACTTTTTAGTGATAAAAGCTCTCCAACCAATAATAGCTAATTGAAATTTGGAAGCTTTAGTTACGTCCAATCTTTTTTTTGTAAAAGAAGGTAAAATTGCTTTATTAAGTTTGGCAATAGTTTTATAAAGTTGTTTTTTCATTAAAGTTTGATTCTGAATCAAAAATAAGGAAAATTTCGTAGCAAAATAATAGGTATATTCTATTTTAGAATAGAATTAGAGAAATTATTTCTAATAGTTTTGCGATTAAGTTTAAGATAATTGAGATCATAGTTAGTTTGTTTTAGGTAATTTTTATAGCAATTTTTTATATGTCTTAACAATATATAACCAATCAAATAGTAGTTCCAAATTTTTTATAATCAATTAATTAATTTGAATTTATAATTATAGGTAATAAGATTGTTTTAGTTTTAATATGAAATGCATGTGCTTATGATTTAATTTGTAATGATAAGTCAAAAATGAATAATCAGTTTTAAAGTGTAATAAAGTAAAGGCGTTTTTTTTATGCTTTTAAAAAAGCAAAGGGAATTTCATCTTTTTTTAAGGTGTTTTTAGCCTTTTCATCTTTTTAGTAATTGGTAAACTGATAAAAATGTATCTTCGCAAAAAACAAATTAATGAGTGTTGTTTATATACTTTTAGGATTGGTATTATTGGTTTTTGGAGGTGATTTCTTAGTAAAAGCTTCTGTAGGTTTATCCTTTAAATTAAGTATTTCTAAAATGGTAATAGGTATGACGGTTGTTTCTTTTGCAACGTCAGCACCCGAGTTATTGGTGAGTTTACAAGCTGCTTTAGATGGTTTGCCTGCAATTGCAATAAATAATGTTATTGGCTCTAATATTGCCAATATTGGATTAGTTTTGGGTATAACCGCTTTAATTGGACCAATTGTTGTGAGTAAAGATTTTTATAAACTAAACTGGCCAGCAATGATGTTTTTTTCATTGCTTATTTATAGTTTTTTGAAAAACGATTCTCTTTTATCTCAAAATGAAGGCTTCATACTTGTTTCTGTTTTAATTCTTTTTTTAGTTTATTTAATAAAAACAGCTAAAAATACAGCTGCAAATGATGAAGTTGATGATGCACTTGCTGAGGTTGGTTATGCAAAAATTAGCCTTTGGTTATTATTAGGAGGTTTAGCTTTGTATTTTGGGTCTAAATGGTTAGTAGAAGGCGCAACAGAATTGGCAGAAAAAGTAGGTGTTAGTGAAGGAGTTATTTCGATAACTATGATTGCTATTGGAACCAGTGTTCCCGAATTATCGGCATCAGTCATTGCAGCCTTAAAAGGGGAGAAAGCAATTTCTTTAGGTAATTTAATTGGATCTAATATTTTTAATATTGCTTCTGTTTTAGGATTAACAGCAATTATTAAAGAAATTCCAGTTACAGAACCTCAAATATTGACGAATGATATTTTTTGGATGTTAGGATTTACGGCAATTATTTTACCGTTAGTATTTGTACCAAAGAAATTTGTGTTTAGTAGATATAAAGGAGGACTTCTATTTTTAGGATATCTTACCTTTATATATTTAGTTCTTAGCTAAAACTTAGTAATTTTCTATTACAGATTGAAAAAATGGATAGTAATATTCAGTTAAAATCAACCCTTTTTTATAGGCAATCATTTTTCCTTTATGATTAGTGAAAACTAATGTAGGATACGATCTAACTTTGTATTTCCTAATTAAATCAAAATTTACATCTAACTTTTCTGGAGTCACTAAATCCTTGTTTCTAGGATTGTCGGCTTCATAAATAATAAAGTTTTCATCCGCTAAATCTTTAAATTTTTGCGTGTGAAATAATCTTTTATCTAACATTTTACATGGCCCACACCAGTCTGATCCTGTAAAATAAATTAAGACAGGTTTCTTTTCTTTTTTTGAAGCTTTTAAAGCGTCTTTAAATGAATCTTTCCAGTTTAAATGAATTTCTTCTGCTACGACATCATCTTGAGAAAAACCAGAAAAAGTAATTCCTATTACAAGTATTAAAAATAAAACTCTTTTCATTTGTTAAAGTATATGTGTCAAATTTATCAAAAATAATACCATTTCACTAATTTTATTTAAATAGTGACTTTTTAAAAAATAATGTGTCTTATAAAATAAGCAAGAATGATATTTCTGTTCTAACTTAAAATCAAAAAAAACCGATACAATTAGTATCGGTTTTATTTTTTTAGATAATTGAGTATGTGAGTGTTAAATTTACTGGTATTCTTATTTAAAAATTTTGTTTCAATAGGTAAATAATATAAGTTATCAATTTTGTTAGAAATCCTCATAAAATCTTTTTCTGTAGTTAGAATTATTTTTTTAGACGATTTTATTGATTTAAAAGCAGTTTCAATTTCTGCAATATCTTTGTTTTTAAAGCTATAATGATCTGGATATTCTAAATGGGTGAACTTTACATTTAAACCGCTTAGATGTCTTAACATAGGTTTGGGATTCGCAATTCCTGTTACTAAAACAGTTTCATATTCATGTAAGGTGGTATTATTAATATTTTCTTTTCCGATACTTTTATCAGCATAAGAAATAGTTGTAAAGTAAATTTTTTGTTGTGAAATAGGTTTTAATTTCTTTATAATTTCTTGCTGTTTCGTTTCAGAAAGGTTTTCAGGACATTTTGTAACAATAATAATAGTTGCTCTTTGTGCGCCTCTTTTACTTTCTCTTAAATTTCCAGTAGGCAATAAAAAATCATCAGTATATAAATCATCATATTTTGTCAATAAAATATAACAATCTGCAGTTACTTTTCTATGTTGAAAAGCATCATCTAAAAGAATTACATCAAGTTTTTTTGTAAGTAATTGATTGATTCCGTTCACCCTGTCTTCATCAACTGCAACAGTGCATTTAGTGAATTTTTTAAAATATTGCAAAGGCTCATCACCAACATCATCTGCAGTGTGATTATTATCTACTAATACAAAACCGTTGGTTTTACGTTTATAGCCCCTGCTTAAAATCGCTATATTAAAAGTATCTTGTAATAAACGGATTAAATATTCTATTTGAGGCGTTTTACCAGTTCCGCCTACATTTAAATTTCCAACAGCTATGATAGGTGTTTTAAACGTTGTTGATTTAAAAATTTTAGTGTCGTAAAAGTAATTACGGATACTTGTAATTAAATCATACAGAATAGCAAAAGGGAATAATATAAAACGAAGTAGCTTCATTAAGACGAAAATACATTAAATATCTTAACTTTGATTTTCAATTTAATAAAAATGACAATAAAAGAAGTTGCAGATTATATAGAAAAGTTAGCACCACTTTCTTATACGGAAGATTTTGACAATGTTGGATTGTTGGTGGGTAACTATGCTACAAAAGTTACAGGTGTTCTGGTAACATTAGATACGTTAGAACAAACTGTAGATGAGGCAATCGCTAATAATTGTAATTTAATTGTTAGTTTTCATCCTATTATTTTTAGCGGATTAAAAAAGTTGAACGGAACTAATTATGTAGAACGCGTTGTGTTAAAAGCGATAAAACATGATATTGCTATTTATGCGACACATACGGCGTTAGATAATTCTGATAAAGGAGTTTCTGCAAAAATGTGTGAAGTTTTGGGCTTAGAGTATACGCAGGTGTTATTGCCAAAAAAAGGAATCATAAAAAAGTTAGCTGCTTATGTGCCTACAGAAAAAGCTACTGAGTTAAGGGATGCATTATTTAATGCAGGTGCAGGAAATATTGGTAACTATAGTAACTGTAGTTTTAATTCGGAAGGAAAAGGAACGTATAAAGGGAATGAAAATTCGAACCCTTCTATTGGAGAAAAAGGGGTTTTATCTATTGAAAATGAAACACGTATCACCGCAGTTTTTGAAAGTTATTTAGAATCTAAAGTTTTAAAAGCATTGTTTACAAATCATCCGTATGAAGAAGTTGCGTATGAAATTGTTACCCTAGATAATATCAATCAAAATATTGGTATGGGAATGATAGGAACGCTTCCAAATGAAATGGATGAAAAATCATTTTTAAGTTTTATTAAAAAAACTTTTAAAACTGATTGCGTTCGATATTCAGAATTTACAGATAAAAAGATAAAAAAAGTTGCTGTTCTGGGAGGTTCAGGAAGTTTTGCAATTAATGCTGCAATCAATTCAAAAGCAGACGCCTACATAAGTGCAGATTTTAAATATCACGACTTTTTTAAGGCAGAAAAGCAGATTTTATTGGCAGATATTGGTCATTATGAAAGCGAACAGTTTACAAAAGACCTTTTGTTTGAGTATCTTACAAAAAAAATTACTAATTTTGCAGTCGTTTTATCAGAAAGAAGTACAAATCCAATTTATTATTTATAAACATGGCAAAAAAGAAAGAAATATCGGTAGAAGAGAAGTTAAGAGCACTATATGATTTACAATTAATTGATTCTAGAATTGATGAAATTAGAAATGTACGTGGTGAGTTACCTTTAGAAGTTGAAGACTTAGAGGATGAAGTTGCTGGATTAAATACTAGAGTTTCTAATTTAGGTGAAGATGTAACTAATTTGGAAACTGACATTAATAATAAAAAAATTACGATTAACGAATCTAAAGCTT from Lutibacter sp. Hel_I_33_5 carries:
- a CDS encoding Nif3-like dinuclear metal center hexameric protein — encoded protein: MTIKEVADYIEKLAPLSYTEDFDNVGLLVGNYATKVTGVLVTLDTLEQTVDEAIANNCNLIVSFHPIIFSGLKKLNGTNYVERVVLKAIKHDIAIYATHTALDNSDKGVSAKMCEVLGLEYTQVLLPKKGIIKKLAAYVPTEKATELRDALFNAGAGNIGNYSNCSFNSEGKGTYKGNENSNPSIGEKGVLSIENETRITAVFESYLESKVLKALFTNHPYEEVAYEIVTLDNINQNIGMGMIGTLPNEMDEKSFLSFIKKTFKTDCVRYSEFTDKKIKKVAVLGGSGSFAINAAINSKADAYISADFKYHDFFKAEKQILLADIGHYESEQFTKDLLFEYLTKKITNFAVVLSERSTNPIYYL
- a CDS encoding calcium/sodium antiporter, whose translation is MSVVYILLGLVLLVFGGDFLVKASVGLSFKLSISKMVIGMTVVSFATSAPELLVSLQAALDGLPAIAINNVIGSNIANIGLVLGITALIGPIVVSKDFYKLNWPAMMFFSLLIYSFLKNDSLLSQNEGFILVSVLILFLVYLIKTAKNTAANDEVDDALAEVGYAKISLWLLLGGLALYFGSKWLVEGATELAEKVGVSEGVISITMIAIGTSVPELSASVIAALKGEKAISLGNLIGSNIFNIASVLGLTAIIKEIPVTEPQILTNDIFWMLGFTAIILPLVFVPKKFVFSRYKGGLLFLGYLTFIYLVLS
- a CDS encoding thioredoxin fold domain-containing protein, translating into MKRVLFLILVIGITFSGFSQDDVVAEEIHLNWKDSFKDALKASKKEKKPVLIYFTGSDWCGPCKMLDKRLFHTQKFKDLADENFIIYEADNPRNKDLVTPEKLDVNFDLIRKYKVRSYPTLVFTNHKGKMIAYKKGLILTEYYYPFFQSVIENY
- the lpxK gene encoding tetraacyldisaccharide 4'-kinase, with product MKLLRFILFPFAILYDLITSIRNYFYDTKIFKSTTFKTPIIAVGNLNVGGTGKTPQIEYLIRLLQDTFNIAILSRGYKRKTNGFVLVDNNHTADDVGDEPLQYFKKFTKCTVAVDEDRVNGINQLLTKKLDVILLDDAFQHRKVTADCYILLTKYDDLYTDDFLLPTGNLRESKRGAQRATIIIVTKCPENLSETKQQEIIKKLKPISQQKIYFTTISYADKSIGKENINNTTLHEYETVLVTGIANPKPMLRHLSGLNVKFTHLEYPDHYSFKNKDIAEIETAFKSIKSSKKIILTTEKDFMRISNKIDNLYYLPIETKFLNKNTSKFNTHILNYLKK
- a CDS encoding DUF2007 domain-containing protein, giving the protein MSKYIKVFTNSNIIVNRLKDLLEDTKIVSIVKDKVHSAVLGGFGSLPDSVELYILNEDLEKATPIIENYRKEITE
- a CDS encoding SsrA-binding protein, with amino-acid sequence MKKQLYKTIAKLNKAILPSFTKKRLDVTKASKFQLAIIGWRAFITKKSLD